A genomic window from Levilactobacillus yonginensis includes:
- the xerC gene encoding tyrosine recombinase XerC gives MDQAVTDFLTYLQGERQYSPETVKAYREDLEEFHQFLEDNGGVKPWSAIDQLDVEVYLSDLYDHHYARTTIARKLSTLRSLYNFLMSNGQATDDPFAYIQLKHHQNHLPRFFYEREMTALFAAAAANPNEQLATRDSAVLEVLYGTGIRVSECVNLTLPDVDFDNRMMLIHGKGNKERYVPFGHYAGDALERYFTAARTPLMAKNQQTHAFVFINSRGGQLTTAGVTYLLNQIIKRSSLTTDIHPHMLRHTFATHLLNRGADLRSVQELLGHSSLSTTQIYTHVTREHLQRDYRQFFPRATEDKSHQKKPS, from the coding sequence GTGGACCAAGCAGTCACAGACTTTCTTACGTATCTGCAAGGTGAGCGACAGTATTCTCCGGAAACCGTGAAGGCCTACCGCGAGGATCTGGAAGAATTTCACCAGTTTCTCGAAGACAACGGGGGCGTCAAACCGTGGTCGGCGATCGACCAGTTGGATGTTGAGGTTTACCTCAGCGACCTTTATGATCATCACTACGCTCGGACGACGATTGCCCGGAAGCTGTCCACGTTGCGGTCACTTTATAATTTTCTGATGAGCAACGGGCAAGCAACCGATGATCCCTTTGCCTACATTCAGTTGAAACACCACCAGAACCACTTACCCCGTTTCTTCTATGAACGGGAAATGACGGCCTTGTTTGCCGCGGCGGCTGCCAATCCGAATGAACAGTTGGCAACCCGCGATTCGGCAGTCCTGGAAGTTCTGTACGGCACCGGCATCCGGGTCAGTGAATGTGTCAACCTGACGCTGCCTGACGTCGACTTTGATAACCGCATGATGTTGATTCACGGGAAAGGGAATAAGGAACGCTACGTGCCGTTCGGCCACTACGCCGGCGACGCCCTGGAACGCTACTTTACAGCGGCCAGAACCCCTCTGATGGCCAAGAACCAACAGACGCATGCCTTTGTCTTTATCAACTCACGAGGCGGCCAGCTGACGACAGCCGGGGTGACCTATTTGCTTAACCAAATCATCAAACGCAGCAGTTTGACGACGGACATTCACCCGCACATGTTGCGGCACACATTTGCTACGCACCTCTTGAACCGGGGCGCAGATCTCCGGTCGGTCCAGGAACTGCTGGGTCACAGCAGCCTATCCACGACGCAGATCTACACTCACGTAACGCGGGAACACTTACAGCGGGACTACCGCCAGTTTTTCCCCCGTGCAACCGAAGATAAGTCACATCAAAAGAAACCATCATAA
- the hslV gene encoding HslVU peptidase proteolytic subunit, protein MPVKFEATTICAVRHNGHNAMAGDGQVTMGEKVIMKGTAHKIRRIYNNQVVVGFAGSVADAFNLEEKFEGQLNEYSGNLQRAAVELAKQWRSDQALQKLEALLIVMDKDEMLLVSGSGEVIAPDDDILAIGSGGNFALAAATALHHHATDMSAKEIAESAIHIAGVIDIFTNENVISEEL, encoded by the coding sequence ATGCCAGTAAAATTTGAAGCCACGACCATCTGTGCTGTTCGCCACAACGGCCATAACGCTATGGCGGGTGACGGGCAAGTCACTATGGGAGAAAAGGTCATCATGAAGGGGACCGCACACAAGATTCGCCGCATCTACAACAACCAAGTCGTCGTTGGATTCGCCGGTAGTGTTGCCGATGCCTTCAACCTGGAAGAAAAATTCGAAGGCCAATTAAATGAATACAGTGGGAACCTGCAACGAGCAGCTGTCGAACTCGCCAAGCAATGGCGGTCCGACCAAGCACTCCAAAAGCTGGAAGCTTTACTGATTGTCATGGATAAGGACGAAATGCTGTTGGTTTCCGGTTCTGGTGAAGTCATTGCTCCAGACGACGACATCTTGGCCATCGGTTCCGGTGGGAACTTTGCCTTGGCCGCAGCCACGGCGTTACACCACCACGCTACCGACATGAGCGCCAAGGAGATTGCCGAAAGTGCCATCCACATTGCTGGGGTCATCGACATCTTTACCAACGAAAACGTTATTTCTGAAGAACTTTAA
- the hslU gene encoding ATP-dependent protease ATPase subunit HslU, translating into MDAINKTPKEIVALLDQYVIGQDEAKKAIAIALRNRYRRMQLDADMQEEISPKNMLMIGPTGVGKTEIARRLAKIVHAPFTKVEASKFTEVGYVGRDVESMVRDLVEVSVSMQKQDQFKNVRSDAVQAANKRLVKLLAPAKKKENKNNNDFANMMNMFSQMQNGQTPTAPTDQEEVTDDIRNERLSLADQLNKGLLEDHQVEIEMDDPQQTNATDNNMLGQMGIDLNDTLGSIMPKKRIKRTVSVAEAREILVAEESEKLVNNADINHDAIKRAENTGIIFLDEIDKITKGSGQNSGDVSREGVQRDILPIVEGTQVKTKYGTIDTDHILFIAAGAFAESKPSDLIAELQGRFPIRVELNDLSKQDFVRILTEPNNALIKQYIALIGTDNVKVTFTMEAIERIAELAFELNHENQNIGARRLQTVLEKLLEDLLYEGPDMGTGDVTITENYVNDKIGDIVQNKDLSRYIL; encoded by the coding sequence GTGGACGCTATTAATAAAACGCCTAAAGAAATCGTGGCCTTACTTGATCAATACGTGATTGGTCAGGATGAAGCTAAAAAAGCCATTGCGATTGCCTTACGCAACCGTTACCGTCGGATGCAACTCGATGCCGACATGCAAGAAGAAATTTCACCTAAGAACATGTTAATGATCGGACCGACCGGGGTCGGGAAGACTGAAATTGCTCGCCGGTTGGCTAAGATCGTGCACGCACCCTTCACCAAGGTCGAAGCCAGCAAATTCACCGAGGTCGGCTACGTTGGCCGCGACGTTGAATCCATGGTCCGGGACTTGGTCGAAGTCTCCGTCAGCATGCAGAAGCAAGATCAGTTCAAGAATGTCCGGAGCGACGCCGTTCAAGCCGCTAACAAGCGGTTAGTTAAGTTGCTGGCACCGGCCAAGAAGAAAGAAAACAAGAACAACAACGACTTTGCGAACATGATGAACATGTTCTCCCAGATGCAAAATGGCCAAACGCCGACGGCACCAACTGACCAAGAAGAAGTCACCGATGATATCCGCAACGAACGGTTATCTCTGGCGGATCAACTGAACAAGGGCTTGCTGGAAGATCACCAGGTCGAGATCGAAATGGATGATCCCCAACAAACCAATGCCACCGACAACAACATGCTAGGCCAAATGGGAATCGATTTGAACGACACCCTGGGTTCAATCATGCCTAAGAAGCGGATCAAGCGGACGGTCAGTGTGGCCGAAGCGCGTGAAATCCTGGTCGCTGAAGAATCTGAAAAATTGGTCAATAACGCTGACATCAACCACGATGCCATCAAACGGGCCGAAAATACTGGAATCATCTTCCTGGATGAAATTGACAAGATCACGAAGGGCAGTGGCCAAAACAGTGGCGACGTTTCCCGTGAAGGGGTCCAACGCGATATCCTGCCAATCGTTGAAGGAACCCAGGTCAAGACGAAGTACGGGACCATCGACACCGATCACATTTTGTTCATCGCTGCCGGTGCCTTCGCTGAATCCAAGCCTAGCGATTTGATTGCTGAATTACAGGGACGTTTCCCAATTCGGGTCGAACTAAACGACCTGAGCAAGCAGGACTTTGTCCGGATCTTAACTGAACCGAACAACGCCTTGATCAAGCAATACATTGCCCTGATTGGGACGGACAACGTGAAGGTGACGTTCACGATGGAAGCCATCGAACGGATTGCCGAATTGGCCTTTGAACTCAACCATGAGAACCAAAACATTGGTGCTCGACGGTTACAGACGGTCCTAGAAAAGCTCTTGGAAGACCTGCTCTACGAAGGGCCCGACATGGGGACCGGTGACGTCACAATTACCGAAAACTACGTTAACGACAAGATTGGTGACATCGTTCAGAACAAGGACCTGTCACGCTACATCCTATAA
- a CDS encoding aldose 1-epimerase family protein, producing MITLNNEDLTVQVNPLGAELSSVKDNESGLEYMWQADKAYWGRHAPILFPIVGRLQDNQYRLDGKTYQMTQHGFARDRTFTVVDQDPTHVSLELKADAETKALFPADFILTISYELVDHQLKFSADVANPADDTLTFSLGAHPGFNVPLGDPAADFTDYQVTVSPKKVYQRVPLVGPYSDTQHSVPLDLTQPLSLDHGLFDHDAQVLTLDNHETTVMLSTPDSDHGVALTVAAPYLGIWSPYPKQAPFVCFEPWWGLADDVQATGDLETKVAIHHLAGHENFQAAYQITYF from the coding sequence ATGATAACGCTTAACAACGAAGATTTAACGGTTCAGGTCAACCCATTGGGTGCCGAACTATCGAGTGTCAAAGACAATGAGAGCGGTTTAGAATATATGTGGCAAGCTGATAAAGCCTACTGGGGTCGCCACGCACCGATTCTCTTTCCCATCGTAGGTCGCTTGCAAGATAATCAGTACCGTCTCGACGGCAAAACCTATCAAATGACCCAGCACGGGTTCGCTCGTGACCGGACATTTACCGTCGTTGATCAGGATCCGACGCACGTGAGTCTTGAACTCAAGGCCGATGCCGAAACGAAGGCCCTGTTCCCAGCCGACTTCATCCTGACCATCAGTTACGAACTGGTGGACCACCAATTGAAGTTCTCAGCGGACGTGGCCAATCCAGCAGATGACACGTTAACGTTCTCCTTGGGTGCTCACCCCGGCTTTAACGTGCCACTGGGTGACCCAGCGGCAGACTTTACGGATTACCAAGTCACCGTTTCACCGAAGAAGGTCTACCAACGCGTGCCTTTGGTCGGTCCGTACAGCGACACACAACACAGTGTGCCCCTTGACTTGACGCAACCACTGAGTTTGGATCACGGCCTATTTGATCACGACGCCCAGGTTCTGACGTTAGACAACCACGAGACGACGGTGATGTTAAGTACGCCAGATAGCGACCACGGTGTCGCTTTGACAGTGGCCGCACCGTACCTTGGTATCTGGTCACCATACCCGAAACAAGCGCCATTCGTTTGTTTCGAACCTTGGTGGGGCTTAGCTGACGACGTTCAGGCGACTGGTGATTTAGAAACCAAGGTGGCCATCCACCATTTGGCTGGCCATGAGAACTTCCAGGCGGCTTACCAAATTACTTACTTCTAA
- the plsY gene encoding glycerol-3-phosphate 1-O-acyltransferase PlsY, producing MKLIGLLLVAYLLGAIPNGVWVGKAFFQTDIRQSGSGNIGTTNTYRVLGPYAGTVVMVLDIAKGTVATLLPTLFHVTTFLGTATPLLFGLMAVLGHTVSVFDHFKGGKAVATSAGMLLAYNPIMFVIAAGLWVSLIYWTSMVSLASMIAFSLITLISLGFQDWYLTGIALVLTIFVFYRHRTNITRIRQGTESLVPFGHGYRKHRAK from the coding sequence GTGAAATTAATTGGCTTACTACTTGTGGCCTACCTCCTGGGTGCCATTCCCAATGGTGTCTGGGTCGGCAAAGCCTTTTTTCAAACGGATATTCGACAGTCTGGATCAGGGAACATCGGGACAACGAATACGTATCGGGTCTTAGGTCCGTATGCTGGAACCGTTGTGATGGTATTGGACATTGCTAAGGGCACGGTTGCAACACTGCTGCCCACCCTCTTCCACGTGACGACCTTCCTCGGAACGGCAACGCCACTCCTGTTTGGCCTCATGGCCGTTCTGGGACATACTGTGTCGGTCTTCGACCACTTCAAGGGTGGCAAGGCGGTGGCCACCTCAGCGGGGATGCTACTGGCTTACAATCCCATCATGTTTGTAATTGCGGCCGGCCTGTGGGTCAGTTTGATCTATTGGACCAGTATGGTCAGCCTTGCCAGCATGATTGCCTTTAGCCTAATTACGTTGATTTCGTTAGGTTTTCAGGACTGGTATTTGACGGGAATTGCGCTGGTTTTGACCATCTTTGTCTTTTATCGTCACCGAACGAACATTACCCGGATCCGTCAGGGAACTGAGTCACTGGTTCCCTTTGGTCATGGCTACCGTAAGCATCGCGCTAAATAG
- the parE gene encoding DNA topoisomerase IV subunit B, which translates to MAKAKPKYDDSSIQVLEGLEAVRKRPGMYIGSTDGRGLHHLVYEIVDNAVDEALAGYGKEINVTIHQDNSITVVDHGRGMPVGMHASGIPTPEVILTVLHAGGKFGQGGYKTSGGLHGVGASVVNALSSALTVTIVRDGVRYQEKFKDGGHPQGTLKKLGNTRAHNGTTLTFKPDSQIFTTTVYNFGTLAERLRESAFLLKGVKITLTDEREGQEREEAYHFEDGIKEFVGYLNEDKDTLGDVMYFDGSKDGIEVEVAAQYNDGYTENLLSFVNNVRTKDGGTHEAGMRSGWTKAFNEYARKVGLLKERDKNLEGTDVREGLSAVISLRVPENLLQFEGQTKEKLGTPEARTIVDSVISEQLGYYLMENGDFGKMLIKKSTQARQAREAARKARDESRNGKRHKKHERLLSGKLTPAQSKNAAKNELFLVEGDSAGGSAKQGRNRKFQAILPLRGKVLNTEKAKLPDIMKNEEISTMIYTIGAGVGAEFNIEDANYDKVIIMTDADDDGAHIQILLLTFFYKYMRPMIDAGRIYIALPPLYRIKRTGKNQDIAYAWTNDELAEKTKQIKNHGYNLQRFKGLGEMDAEQLWETTMDPDNRTLIRVQIDDAALAERRVTTLMGDKVEPRRKWIENNVQFTLEEDNSSLLENDSSTSSTD; encoded by the coding sequence ATGGCGAAAGCAAAACCAAAATATGACGATTCCTCCATTCAGGTTTTGGAGGGATTGGAAGCTGTTCGTAAACGTCCTGGTATGTATATCGGGTCAACCGACGGCCGGGGTCTGCATCACTTGGTCTACGAAATTGTAGATAACGCCGTCGATGAAGCTCTGGCTGGCTATGGTAAGGAAATCAACGTGACCATCCACCAGGACAATAGTATTACGGTCGTTGACCATGGGCGGGGTATGCCAGTCGGCATGCACGCCTCAGGAATTCCAACGCCAGAAGTCATTCTTACCGTGCTGCATGCCGGTGGGAAATTCGGCCAGGGGGGGTATAAGACCTCTGGGGGACTTCACGGGGTCGGGGCTTCTGTGGTCAACGCCCTCTCCAGCGCACTTACGGTCACGATTGTCCGTGATGGCGTACGGTATCAAGAAAAATTTAAAGACGGGGGTCATCCCCAAGGTACCCTGAAAAAGCTAGGCAACACTCGGGCTCATAACGGGACCACGCTAACATTCAAACCGGACAGTCAGATCTTTACGACCACCGTTTATAATTTTGGCACTTTAGCGGAACGGTTACGGGAATCTGCTTTCTTACTAAAAGGTGTCAAGATTACCCTGACTGATGAACGCGAGGGTCAAGAACGTGAAGAAGCCTACCATTTTGAAGACGGTATCAAAGAGTTTGTTGGGTACCTTAACGAAGACAAAGATACGTTAGGCGACGTCATGTACTTTGATGGCAGTAAGGATGGTATCGAGGTTGAAGTCGCTGCTCAGTATAACGATGGCTACACCGAAAATCTGCTCTCCTTCGTTAACAACGTCCGGACCAAGGACGGTGGTACACACGAGGCTGGTATGCGAAGTGGGTGGACCAAAGCGTTCAATGAATACGCCCGCAAGGTTGGCCTGCTGAAGGAGCGCGACAAGAATCTGGAAGGAACCGATGTCCGTGAAGGCCTCTCAGCCGTCATCTCTCTTCGTGTGCCCGAAAACCTCCTACAATTCGAAGGTCAAACGAAGGAAAAGCTGGGGACACCTGAAGCACGGACAATCGTCGACAGCGTGATCAGCGAACAACTTGGCTACTACCTCATGGAAAATGGGGACTTCGGAAAGATGCTGATCAAGAAGTCCACGCAGGCCCGGCAAGCGCGTGAAGCTGCTCGCAAGGCGCGTGATGAAAGCCGAAATGGGAAGCGGCATAAGAAGCACGAACGCCTCCTCTCTGGTAAACTAACACCCGCCCAATCTAAGAACGCAGCCAAGAACGAACTATTCTTAGTCGAAGGAGATTCCGCCGGTGGTTCAGCTAAGCAGGGCCGGAACCGGAAGTTCCAAGCCATCCTGCCATTACGGGGGAAGGTCTTGAACACCGAGAAGGCCAAACTACCCGACATCATGAAGAACGAAGAAATCAGTACCATGATCTACACAATCGGTGCTGGTGTTGGGGCCGAATTTAACATTGAGGACGCCAACTACGATAAGGTCATCATCATGACCGATGCCGATGATGACGGTGCCCATATCCAGATTCTTTTGCTGACGTTCTTCTACAAGTACATGCGGCCGATGATTGACGCTGGCCGGATCTACATTGCCTTGCCACCGTTGTACCGTATCAAACGGACTGGGAAGAACCAAGACATTGCGTACGCTTGGACTAACGACGAACTCGCCGAAAAAACTAAGCAAATCAAGAACCACGGGTATAACCTTCAGCGGTTCAAGGGGTTAGGGGAAATGGACGCCGAACAGTTGTGGGAAACGACCATGGATCCTGATAACCGGACCTTGATTCGCGTTCAAATCGATGACGCCGCTTTGGCAGAACGCCGGGTCACGACATTGATGGGCGACAAGGTTGAACCACGCCGGAAGTGGATTGAAAACAACGTTCAATTTACCTTAGAGGAAGACAACTCGAGTTTGTTAGAAAATGACTCATCAACCTCATCAACTGATTAA
- the parC gene encoding DNA topoisomerase IV subunit A — MSEGQKIQELTLEEVMGDRFGRYSKSIIQERALPDIRDGLKPVQRRILFAMNKDGNTYDKGFRKSAKSVGNVMGNFHPHGDSSIYEALTRMSQDWKVREPLVEMHGNNGSMDGDPAAAMRYTEARLSKLAGEMLRDIDKDTVEMVLNFDDTEYEPTVLPARFPNLLVNGSTGISAGYATEIPPHNLGEVVDALVYLLSHPKAELAELMTYVQGPDFPTGGIIQGKDGIIKAYETGRGRIVVRSKTKIEPLRGNKSQITVTEIPYEVNKAQLVKKIDEIRLNKKVEGLAEVRDETDREGLRIAIELKRDADAQGVLNYLFKNTELQITYNFNMVAINHQRPEHVGLKTILTAYLEHQRTVITKRTQYDLQKALDRQHIVLGLIKALSILDEVIKTIRASKDRRDARDNLVSAYDFSEKQADAIVALQLYRLTNTDVTQLEAESDKLTAAIEEDRKILADPKTLNAVLRKELKAVAKEYRNPRRTEIQDQIEDLKIKTTVTVADEDVVVLVSHDGYLKRSGVRSYTASDPEDNGLKDEDYPIFMQQLSTLDHLMMFTSKGNLIYRPVHEISDVKWKETGEHISQTIGLESDEEIVATYAFKTLKETGHFLIATSDGYIKQTAFKDLTPGRTYKSRAAVYEKLKSPDAHVVQVKYLTEPVEQGILLISKNGYALRYTLDEVSINGARTTGVRSMDLRDDDEVVNLAMVTDSDTIAMVTQRGAFKRLAMKELSVTSRARRGVVVLHELKREPHRVVDFMTIPAGNPALEILTDRERTHDVLPTEHPLSGRYSNGSFVVDTDVEGTPVQLRLKPTELVLE, encoded by the coding sequence GTGAGTGAAGGACAAAAAATTCAAGAGCTAACGTTGGAAGAAGTTATGGGCGACCGGTTCGGTCGTTATTCCAAATCAATCATTCAGGAACGGGCGCTTCCCGATATTCGGGACGGCTTAAAGCCCGTTCAACGGCGAATTCTGTTTGCCATGAACAAGGACGGCAATACCTACGACAAGGGATTCCGCAAGTCCGCTAAGTCTGTCGGAAATGTCATGGGTAACTTTCACCCCCACGGTGACAGTTCCATTTATGAAGCTCTGACACGAATGAGCCAGGACTGGAAGGTTCGGGAACCCCTCGTCGAAATGCACGGGAACAACGGGTCCATGGACGGGGATCCCGCAGCTGCCATGCGGTATACGGAAGCCCGCCTCAGTAAACTGGCGGGCGAGATGCTCCGTGACATCGATAAAGATACCGTGGAAATGGTCCTCAATTTTGATGATACTGAGTACGAGCCTACCGTCTTGCCAGCCCGGTTCCCCAACCTATTGGTCAACGGATCCACTGGGATTTCAGCGGGTTACGCCACCGAGATTCCACCGCACAATTTGGGTGAAGTTGTTGACGCTTTAGTCTACCTCCTAAGTCATCCCAAGGCTGAATTAGCTGAACTAATGACGTATGTTCAGGGACCAGACTTTCCAACTGGCGGGATCATCCAAGGGAAAGACGGCATCATCAAGGCCTACGAAACTGGTCGGGGCCGGATCGTCGTGCGGTCCAAGACGAAGATTGAACCACTCCGTGGGAACAAGAGCCAGATTACGGTGACAGAAATCCCTTACGAAGTCAATAAGGCTCAACTGGTCAAAAAAATCGATGAAATTCGGTTAAACAAAAAGGTTGAAGGCCTTGCCGAAGTCCGGGACGAAACTGACCGTGAAGGGTTACGCATTGCCATTGAACTCAAACGTGATGCGGACGCTCAGGGGGTCTTGAACTACTTGTTTAAGAACACTGAGCTTCAAATCACGTACAACTTCAACATGGTGGCCATCAACCACCAACGGCCAGAACACGTGGGTCTCAAGACTATTCTGACAGCCTACCTAGAGCATCAACGCACGGTGATTACTAAGCGGACCCAGTACGACCTACAAAAGGCACTGGACCGGCAACACATCGTTTTAGGGTTGATCAAGGCCTTGTCGATTCTTGATGAAGTTATCAAAACTATCCGGGCCAGTAAGGACCGGCGTGATGCACGGGACAACCTGGTTAGTGCCTACGATTTCTCTGAGAAGCAAGCAGACGCCATTGTAGCCCTGCAACTCTACCGGTTGACCAACACCGACGTGACGCAGTTAGAAGCCGAATCTGACAAGCTCACAGCCGCTATCGAAGAAGACCGGAAGATTTTGGCTGACCCTAAGACGCTGAACGCTGTTTTACGGAAAGAATTAAAGGCCGTTGCCAAGGAATACCGAAACCCTCGTCGGACTGAGATTCAAGATCAGATTGAAGACCTGAAGATCAAGACGACCGTCACGGTTGCCGACGAAGACGTCGTTGTTTTAGTGAGTCACGATGGTTACCTGAAACGTTCCGGTGTTCGTTCTTATACGGCTTCGGACCCTGAAGACAACGGGCTTAAAGATGAGGATTACCCAATCTTCATGCAACAATTGAGCACGTTGGATCACCTAATGATGTTCACTAGCAAAGGGAACCTGATTTACCGGCCCGTTCACGAAATAAGTGATGTGAAGTGGAAAGAAACCGGCGAACATATTTCTCAAACCATCGGCTTAGAATCTGATGAAGAAATTGTGGCCACTTACGCCTTTAAGACATTGAAGGAAACCGGTCACTTCTTGATTGCAACCAGTGATGGGTACATCAAGCAGACCGCCTTCAAGGACCTGACACCAGGTCGGACGTATAAGAGTCGCGCCGCAGTCTACGAGAAGCTGAAGAGTCCGGACGCCCACGTCGTCCAGGTCAAATACCTGACGGAACCCGTTGAACAAGGCATTCTTTTAATTTCCAAGAACGGTTACGCGTTGCGTTACACCTTAGATGAAGTTTCCATCAACGGGGCCCGGACCACCGGTGTCCGCTCCATGGATCTACGCGACGACGATGAGGTCGTTAACCTAGCTATGGTCACGGATAGTGATACAATTGCCATGGTTACCCAGCGGGGGGCCTTCAAACGATTGGCAATGAAGGAATTGTCAGTCACGAGTCGGGCTCGTCGGGGAGTAGTCGTCTTGCATGAATTAAAGCGTGAACCGCACCGAGTCGTCGACTTCATGACAATTCCAGCGGGGAACCCAGCCTTGGAGATTTTGACGGATAGAGAACGGACTCACGATGTCTTACCAACCGAGCATCCACTCAGTGGTCGTTACTCTAACGGCTCGTTCGTTGTGGATACCGACGTTGAGGGGACACCAGTTCAGTTACGCCTCAAACCGACGGAACTAGTCTTGGAATAA
- a CDS encoding LysR family transcriptional regulator yields the protein MKTKQESIFSSKTLTYFLQLAETMNYTQAAQILGITQPALTQQIKKLERTVGAPLFYSVGKKLRLSDAGYTMLDATHKIYGILNQATDEIQQSTSATQGEINIGLLASMEDAVFEDFAILSYQNNPDLKISFHMLTRKEIWERLENNKIDLAIMYLPDDSIKNWKPYESKKIISDDLLFIHHDEQLAKKRRIKFKDTTENVWAMYPDGYYLNQTLHEAYKNQLADFPKSVANFTTPTQLLHFSMQTQSATALPNSFMIGQDDLPNTWTAHFDPNIRFDLAFVFRKGKAEIPRISHFLAQFDRYLHTDDYISRLKQLRNQ from the coding sequence ATGAAGACGAAGCAGGAAAGCATTTTTTCTTCAAAAACCCTGACGTATTTCCTACAGCTTGCTGAGACGATGAACTATACGCAGGCTGCCCAGATTTTAGGCATCACGCAACCAGCATTAACGCAGCAAATTAAGAAACTGGAACGAACGGTGGGCGCACCATTATTCTATTCAGTCGGTAAGAAACTGCGGTTATCCGATGCCGGATATACTATGCTTGACGCGACGCACAAGATTTATGGCATTCTCAACCAAGCCACTGACGAGATTCAACAATCGACCAGTGCCACGCAAGGTGAAATCAACATCGGGTTACTGGCGTCTATGGAAGATGCTGTTTTTGAGGACTTTGCCATTCTGTCGTATCAGAACAATCCGGATCTCAAAATTTCCTTCCACATGCTAACCCGGAAAGAAATTTGGGAGCGTCTAGAAAACAACAAGATTGATTTGGCCATCATGTACCTGCCTGATGATTCCATTAAGAACTGGAAACCGTATGAATCGAAGAAAATTATCTCCGATGACCTCTTGTTCATTCACCACGATGAACAGTTGGCCAAAAAGCGGCGAATCAAGTTCAAGGACACCACTGAGAACGTTTGGGCCATGTATCCAGATGGATACTACTTGAACCAAACGTTGCATGAAGCCTACAAGAATCAACTTGCTGATTTTCCCAAGAGTGTGGCGAACTTTACCACACCGACCCAGCTACTCCATTTCTCCATGCAGACGCAATCCGCGACTGCATTACCAAATTCGTTTATGATTGGGCAGGACGACTTACCCAATACCTGGACGGCTCATTTCGATCCAAATATTCGGTTCGACTTGGCCTTCGTCTTCCGGAAGGGTAAGGCAGAGATCCCCCGCATTAGTCACTTCTTGGCGCAGTTTGACCGGTACTTGCATACCGACGATTACATTTCTCGCCTCAAACAACTTCGGAACCAATAA
- a CDS encoding manganese-dependent inorganic pyrophosphatase produces the protein MSKALIFGHQNPDTDAIVAAKAYAYFQTQKGLDVEAVALGEPNMETNFVLNHFDEPAPRVIKTASNEVDHVMLVDHNEAQQSVEDIDKVTVTHVVDHHRIANFETKLPLYYRAEPVGCVSTILTEMFDEEKIEIPAKLAGLMLSAIISDTLLLQSPTTTDKDREAVRALAEIADVDVQSYGIEMLKAGTNLAAKSDKELIDGDAKSFDMGGKSVRIGQINTVDLDDVLSRQAGLEKEMQAEMAADGYDLFITLATNVLNSDSELIVAGEPKSAVETAFNTKLENNRASLPGVVSRKKQVVPPLTAAFEG, from the coding sequence ATGAGTAAAGCATTAATTTTCGGTCACCAAAATCCAGATACGGACGCAATCGTTGCCGCTAAGGCTTACGCCTACTTCCAAACCCAAAAGGGACTGGATGTTGAAGCCGTTGCCTTGGGCGAACCTAACATGGAAACTAATTTCGTGTTAAATCACTTCGACGAACCAGCGCCACGGGTCATCAAAACTGCTTCTAACGAAGTTGACCACGTTATGTTAGTTGACCACAACGAGGCCCAGCAAAGTGTTGAAGACATCGACAAGGTGACGGTTACCCACGTCGTTGACCATCACCGTATCGCCAACTTTGAAACAAAGTTGCCTTTGTACTACCGGGCAGAACCCGTTGGCTGTGTCAGCACGATTTTGACCGAAATGTTCGACGAAGAAAAAATCGAAATTCCAGCTAAGTTAGCTGGTTTGATGCTTTCCGCTATCATTTCAGATACGTTGTTATTACAATCCCCAACGACGACTGACAAGGACCGCGAAGCAGTTCGTGCCTTGGCTGAAATTGCTGACGTGGATGTTCAAAGCTACGGTATCGAAATGTTAAAGGCTGGGACTAACCTGGCAGCCAAGTCTGACAAAGAACTCATCGATGGTGACGCTAAATCATTCGACATGGGTGGTAAGAGCGTACGGATCGGCCAAATCAACACGGTCGACTTAGACGACGTTTTGTCCCGTCAAGCTGGTTTGGAAAAGGAAATGCAAGCTGAAATGGCCGCTGACGGCTACGACTTGTTCATTACCTTGGCTACCAACGTCTTGAACAGCGACTCAGAACTCATCGTTGCCGGTGAACCTAAGAGTGCTGTTGAAACAGCCTTTAACACCAAGCTGGAGAACAACCGGGCTAGCTTACCAGGCGTTGTTTCCCGGAAGAAGCAAGTGGTACCACCACTGACTGCTGCCTTCGAAGGCTAA